A stretch of the Musa acuminata AAA Group cultivar baxijiao chromosome BXJ2-7, Cavendish_Baxijiao_AAA, whole genome shotgun sequence genome encodes the following:
- the LOC103992407 gene encoding transcription factor SPATULA isoform X2, with product MDAHSRSLCSGSSGHAYYQGNQDQISFLLGHLSPTCSSYPSSDFPLAGAEDGFGAVGSSLLHSRMKSPDQDLDSLDCEIEVSEEPPKLAPARTSSSKRNRAAEVHNLSEKRRRSRINEKMKALQSLIPNSSKTDKASMLDEAIEYLKQLQLQVQMLSMRNSLSQHPMFLSGGLQPLQALPMGIDFGLGANRAVNAVGMLPLNQVSSVPNTFDLSPSSNQSASIPSVINITKPETPVAMEPSQSHHGSFLLPVSIEDILTREMITQQQPDTRHSPRNLTGESSKTPPRFFNIENEVNSMAADAAQHPGGQASSSVGADHVAECMLGRVRLQDAPLKEPPEKEEFIQHLRR from the exons ATGGATGCCCACAGCAGAAGCCTCTGCAGCGGCAGCAGCGGCCACGCTTATTACCAGGGGAATCAGGATCAGATCTCCTTCTTGCTGGGGCACCTTTCGCCCACTTGTTCTTCCTACCCTTCTTCGGACTTCCCACTGGCCGGTGCGGAGGATGGCTTTGGGGCTGTTGGGTCCTCCCTGCTACATTCCAGGATGAAGTCTCCGGATCAAGATTTGGACTCTCTTGACTGTGAGATCGAG GTGTCCGAGGAGCCCCCAAAGCTGGCTCCGGCTCGGACTTCCAGCTCCAAGAGAAACAGGGCTGCAGAAGTGCACAACTTGTCCGAGAAG AGGAGGAGAAGTAGAATCAATGAGAAAATGAAGGCTTTGCAGAGTCTGATTCCCAATTCCAGCAAG ACAGACAAGGCTTCGATGCTTGATGAGGCCATCGAATATCTCAAGCAATTACAGCTCCAAGTACAG ATGCTTTCGATGAGGAACAGCCTAAGTCAACATCCAATGTTCTTGTCTGGAGGTTTGCAGCCTTTGCAAGCTTTGCCAATGGGTATTGATTTTGGTCTGGGTGCCAACAGAGCAGTGAACGCTGTAGGCATGCTGCCCCTAAACCAAGTATCATCTGTTCCGAACACGTTTGATCTGTCACCGTCGTCCAATCAATCTGCTTCCATACCAAGTGTTATCAATATTACTAAGCCAGAGACTCCAGTTGCAATGGAGCCATCGCAGTCCCACCATGGATCTTTTCTATTGCCTGTGTCCATCGAG GATATTCTAACACGAGAAATGATAACACAACAGCAGCCAGATACTAGACATTCTCCAAGGAACCTTACAGGTGAATCATCAAAGACTCCACCTCGCTTTTTCAACATAGAAAATGAGGTGAATTCCATGGCTGCCGATGCTGCCCAACATCCCGGAGGGCAAGCATCATCCTCAGTGGGTGCAGACCATGTTGCGGAATGCATGTTAGGTAGAGTCAGGTTGCAAGATGCGCCACTAAAGGAGCCACCAGAAAAGGAGGAATTCATCCAGCATTTGCGTCGGTAA
- the LOC103992407 gene encoding transcription factor SPATULA isoform X1: MDAHSRSLCSGSSGHAYYQGNQDQISFLLGHLSPTCSSYPSSDFPLAGAEDGFGAVGSSLLHSRMKSPDQDLDSLDCEIEVSEEPPKLAPARTSSSKRNRAAEVHNLSEKRRRSRINEKMKALQSLIPNSSKVVNHVAFFYLLSLIQLTIAVENLTRYDSSWKILCSKQTDKASMLDEAIEYLKQLQLQVQMLSMRNSLSQHPMFLSGGLQPLQALPMGIDFGLGANRAVNAVGMLPLNQVSSVPNTFDLSPSSNQSASIPSVINITKPETPVAMEPSQSHHGSFLLPVSIEDILTREMITQQQPDTRHSPRNLTGESSKTPPRFFNIENEVNSMAADAAQHPGGQASSSVGADHVAECMLGRVRLQDAPLKEPPEKEEFIQHLRR, encoded by the exons ATGGATGCCCACAGCAGAAGCCTCTGCAGCGGCAGCAGCGGCCACGCTTATTACCAGGGGAATCAGGATCAGATCTCCTTCTTGCTGGGGCACCTTTCGCCCACTTGTTCTTCCTACCCTTCTTCGGACTTCCCACTGGCCGGTGCGGAGGATGGCTTTGGGGCTGTTGGGTCCTCCCTGCTACATTCCAGGATGAAGTCTCCGGATCAAGATTTGGACTCTCTTGACTGTGAGATCGAG GTGTCCGAGGAGCCCCCAAAGCTGGCTCCGGCTCGGACTTCCAGCTCCAAGAGAAACAGGGCTGCAGAAGTGCACAACTTGTCCGAGAAG AGGAGGAGAAGTAGAATCAATGAGAAAATGAAGGCTTTGCAGAGTCTGATTCCCAATTCCAGCAAGGTGGTAAATCATGTGgcctttttttatcttttgtctTTAATCCAGTTGACAATTGCCGTTGAAAATTTGACGCGGTATGATTCCTCGTGGAAAATTTTGTGCTCCAAGCAGACAGACAAGGCTTCGATGCTTGATGAGGCCATCGAATATCTCAAGCAATTACAGCTCCAAGTACAG ATGCTTTCGATGAGGAACAGCCTAAGTCAACATCCAATGTTCTTGTCTGGAGGTTTGCAGCCTTTGCAAGCTTTGCCAATGGGTATTGATTTTGGTCTGGGTGCCAACAGAGCAGTGAACGCTGTAGGCATGCTGCCCCTAAACCAAGTATCATCTGTTCCGAACACGTTTGATCTGTCACCGTCGTCCAATCAATCTGCTTCCATACCAAGTGTTATCAATATTACTAAGCCAGAGACTCCAGTTGCAATGGAGCCATCGCAGTCCCACCATGGATCTTTTCTATTGCCTGTGTCCATCGAG GATATTCTAACACGAGAAATGATAACACAACAGCAGCCAGATACTAGACATTCTCCAAGGAACCTTACAGGTGAATCATCAAAGACTCCACCTCGCTTTTTCAACATAGAAAATGAGGTGAATTCCATGGCTGCCGATGCTGCCCAACATCCCGGAGGGCAAGCATCATCCTCAGTGGGTGCAGACCATGTTGCGGAATGCATGTTAGGTAGAGTCAGGTTGCAAGATGCGCCACTAAAGGAGCCACCAGAAAAGGAGGAATTCATCCAGCATTTGCGTCGGTAA
- the LOC135617658 gene encoding chitinase-like protein 1 — MPPSENTSGVHLSPLSMCKRGKLQGSDPNGTFHEFGGRWIDDQPVDQQGKEKLRHPHQAEMPPNHFTAMNSRSNGLSWRGADPTVVILVQLSLSNEETVIGPTTPTDTSLSLSIRDFSSASPPIQPHSPFFVASLFNCLRRDQIWSDQELSIVGKMRAWSAVLLVVAVAFAAAAEASKSKPKVCNKGWECSGSIYCCNDTISDYFKVYQFENLFSKRNSPVAHAVGFWDYQSFILAASVYEPLGFGTTGDKVTKMQEVAAFLGHVGSKTSCGYGVATGGPLAWGLCYNHEMSPSQDYCDPNYLYPCVDGVQYYGRGALPVYWNYNYGLLGDAIKADLLNHPEYLEQNATLAFQAAMWRWMTPIKKKQPSAHDVFVGNWKPTKNDTLSKRLPGFGLTMNILYGDLICGQGFIDPMNNIISHYQYYLDLMGVGRGNSGDNVDCAEQVVFNPSYKADTAT, encoded by the exons ATGCCACCGTCAGAGAATACTTCAGGGGTCCACTTAAGCCCCCTTTCAATGTGCAAGCGAGGAAAGCTGCAGGGTTCGGACCCGAATG GTACTTTTCACGAGTTTGGTGGGAGGTGGATCGATGACCAGCCTGTGGACCAGCAGGGGAAGGAGAAGTTGAGACATCCTCATCAGGCTGAGATGCCACCCAACCAT TTTACCGCGATGAACTCACGAAGCAACGGCTTGAGCTGGCGTGGCGCAGATCCGACGGTTGTCATTCTTGTTCAGCTTTCTCTGTCGAATGAAGAGACAGTCATCGGTCCAACAACGCCCAccgacacctctctctctctctctattagaGATTTTAGTTCGGCTTCCCCTCCAATCCAACCACATTCACCGTTCTTCGTCGCCTCTCTCTTCAATTGCCTTCGAAGAGATCAGATCTGGTCTGATCAAGAACTCTCGATCGTGGGGAAGATGAGGGCGTGGTCGGCCGTCCTGCTGGTGGTCGCTGTAGCCTTCGCGGCAGCGGCGGAGGCGTCGAAGTCGAAGCCCAAGGTGTGCAACAAGGGGTGGGAGTGCAGCGGCAGTATCTACTGCTGCAACGACACCATCAGCGACTACTTCAAGGTGTACCAGTTCGAGAACCTCTTCAGCAAGCGCAACTCCCCCGTGGCGCACGCCGTCGGCTTCTGGGACTACCAGTCCTTCATCCTTGCCGCCTCCGTCTACGAGCCTCTCGGGTTCGGCACCACCGGCGACAAGGTGACCAAGATGCAGGAGGTCGCCGCCTTCCTCGGCCACGTCGGCAGCAAGACCTCCT GTGGATATGGTGTTGCCACTGGTGGCCCACTTGCATGGGGATTATGCTATAATCATGAAATGAGCCCAAGCCAAGACTACTGTGATCCAAACTACCTTTATCCCTGTGTCGACGGAGTTCAATACTATGGACGTGGTGCTCTGCCTGTGTACTG GAACTACAACTATGGGCTTCTTGGCGACGCCATAAAGGCAGATCTGTTGAACCATCCAGAATACCTGGAGCAAAATGCTACCCTGGCTTTCCAAGCCGCTATGTGGAGGTGGATGACACCAATAAAGAAGAAGCAGCCGTCGGCCCATGATGTTTTCGTCGGAAACTGGAAGCCCACAAAGAACGACACCTTGTCGAAAAGGTTACCTGGCTTTGGGCTTACCATGAACATTCTGTATGGTGATCTTATATGCGGCCAGGGCTTTATTGATCCCATGAACAATATCATATCTCACTACCAATATTACCTGGACCTGATGGGAGTCGGGCGTGGAAACTCTGGAGATAATGTAGATTGTGCTGAACAAGTGGTTTTCAACCCATCTTACAAAGCTGATACAGCAACCTAA
- the LOC103992405 gene encoding probable inactive receptor kinase At5g67200 produces MVAPPTRRHHACLRPEDSCTLTVYRQSSVDRLVSFEGIIKRRMRKEKRPVEGRGGGGRARRRPTPTSLRCVVCFPNAMQEQPSNPRALLPWLRSISMWILLSLFVVSASASGASDDAAALLAFKARADPGNRLPFFPATNGSSSDNEHCRWPGVWCSPDGRVVRLVLEAGGLAGVFAGGTLDRLDQLRILSLKANSLTGPLPDLSPLLNLKALFLSRNRFVGAFPASVLSLHRLRTLDLSYNNLSGPIPPSLAALDRLYALRLESNRFSGPIPPLNQSSLVNFNVSYNNFSGRIPATAALSSFAASAFAANPGLCGGVLRKKCGGGNVSRTAPSPANAVAGEHEGIRLPSSASPAQKMHKRAVVAVGFLASSFLVIGVLGFSLLMQKKRSRMKRGAILGPVKHQANGAAEAPESNLENLNAQTENRSHELMAAASLAMSEEKVKKLSKSGCLVFCAGEAPVYNLQQLMKASAEMLGRGSAGSTYKAVLENRLMVSVKRLDAAKLVTTGKEVFERHMEMLGRLRHPNLVPLRAYFKAKEERLLVYDYHPNGSLSSLVHGSRSTRPKPLHWTSCLKIAEDVAHGLGYIHQASRLVHGNVKSSNVLLGSDFEACLTDNCLAFLMKPSDNEDDIGYRAPESQNSNGGLTPSSDIYAFGVLLLELLTGKRPSQQPVLVETTLPVWVRSMREDVIEGADDERLMMIIDIAAACVHLSPDSRPTAWQILKMIEEVKEVDTGDHDSGSASLS; encoded by the exons ATGGTGgccccaccgacccgacgtcatcATGCCTGTTTGCGTCCGGAGGATTCGTGCACCCTGACCGTGTACAGACAGTCGAGCGTCGATCGTCTCGTTTCGTTTGAAGGGATAAtaaagaggaggatgaggaaggagaagaggccggtggaaggaagaggaggaggaggacgagcacGACGACGACCGACTCCAACTTCCTTGCGTTGCGTTGTCTGCTTTCCGAACGCAATGCAAGAGCAGCCTTCGAATCCTAGAGCCCTTCTGCCATGGCTGCGGTCGATCTCCATGTGGATCCTCTTGTCGTTGTTCGTGGTTTCTGCTTCGGCATCCGGTGCGTCCGACGACGCTGCGGCCCTCCTGGCGTTTAAGGCCAGGGCTGACCCCGGCAACCGCCTGCCCTTCTTCCCCGCGACCAACGGCTCCTCCTCCGACAACGAGCACTGCCGCTGGCCCGGCGTCTGGTGCTCCCCCGATGGCAGGGTCGTCCGGCTCGTCCTCGAGGCCGGGGGCCTCGCCGGTGTCTTCGCCGGCGGCACCCTCGACCGGCTTGACCAGCTTCGGATCCTCAGCCTCAAGGCCAACTCCCTTACCGGCCCACTCCCGGACCTCTCCCCGCTGCTGAACCTTAAGGCCCTCTTCCTAAGCCGCAATCGCTTCGTAGGCGCCTTCCCCGCCTCCGTTCTCTCCCTCCATCGCCTCCGTACCCTCGACTTGTCGTACAACAACCTCTCCGGCCCGATCCCGCCTTCTCTCGCCGCGCTCGATCGGCTCTACGCCCTTCGCCTCGAGTCGAACCGCTTCAGCGGTCCCATCCCTCCCCTCAACCAGTCCTCCCTCGTGAACTTCAACGTCTCCTACAACAACTTCTCCGGCAGGATCCCGGCCACCGCCGCGTTGTCCTCGTTCGCCGCCTCGGCCTTCGCTGCGAATCCGGGGCTGTGCGGAGGCGTCCTGAGAAAGAAGTGCGGCGGCGGCAACGTCTCACGCACCGCCCCGTCCCCCGCGAACGCTGTCGCAGGGGAACACGAGGGGATACGCCTCCCGAGCTCCGCTTCCCCTGCGCAGAAGATGCACAAGAGAGCCGTCGTGGCGGTGGGGTTCTTGGCCAGCTCGTTTCTAGTGATTGGAGTCTTGGGCTTCTCCTTGTTGATGCAGAAGAAGAGGAGCAGGATGAAGCGGGGGGCGATCCTGGGCCCGGTGAAGCACCAAGCCAATGGGGCCGCCGAGGCTCCGGAGTCGAATCTCGAGAATCTCAACGCGCAGACCGAGAACCGGAGCCACGAGCTCATGGCGGCCGCGTCACTGGCGATGTCGGAGGAGAAGGTGAAGAAGCTGTCTAAGAGTGGGTGCTTGGTGTTCTGCGCCGGGGAGGCGCCGGTGTACAATCTGCAGCAGCTGATGAAAGCCTCGGCCGAGATGTTGGGCAGAGGGAGTGCGGGGAGTACTTACAAGGCAGTATTGGAGAATAGGCTGATGGTGAGCGTGAAAAGATTGGACGCCGCGAAGCTGGTGACAACGGGGAAGGAGGTGTTCGAGCGGCACATGGAGATGCTCGGAAGGCTTCGGCACCCCAACTTGGTGCCGCTGCGGGCGTACTTCAAGGCCAAGGAAGAGAGGCTGCTGGTCTATGACTACCATCCCAATGGCAGCTTATCCTCCCTTGTGCATG GTTCAAGATCCACAAGACCGAAGCCCCTCCACTGGACATCATGTCTAAAGATAGCGGAGGATGTTGCACACGGCCTTGGATACATCCACCAAGCTTCTCGATTAGTCCACGGAAACGTTAAATCTTCCAATGTCCTTCTTGGTTCTGATTTTGAGGCTTGCCTGACCGATAACTGTCTCGCTTTTCTTATGAAACCATCCGACAATGAAGATGATATAGGATATAGAGCTCCTGAATCCCAAAATTCTAATGGAGGGCTAACACCTAGTTCAGATATCTATGCATTTGGTGTCTTACTGCTAGAGCTCCTGACCGGGAAACGACCTTCGCAGCAGCCAGTGCTCGTGGAAACCACTCTGCCTGTTTGGGTTCGATCAATGAGAGAGGATGTAATCGAAGGAGCAGATGATGAACGCTTAATGATGATCATCGACATTGCTGCAGCCTGTGTTCATCTTTCTCCAGATAGCAGGCCGACCGCATGGcagattttgaaaatgattgagGAAGTGAAGGAGGTTGACACAGGAGACCATGATAGTGGTTCAGCCTCCCTTTCCTAG
- the LOC103992407 gene encoding transcription factor SPATULA isoform X3: protein MDAHSRSLCSGSSGHAYYQGNQDQISFLLGHLSPTCSSYPSSDFPLAGAEDGFGAVGSSLLHSRMKSPDQDLDSLDCEIEVSEEPPKLAPARTSSSKRNRAAEVHNLSEKRRRSRINEKMKALQSLIPNSSKTDKASMLDEAIEYLKQLQLQVQTGSSIWFIWFRRFLNVLKRTLKKCQQLFHGIMLREDHKRCFR, encoded by the exons ATGGATGCCCACAGCAGAAGCCTCTGCAGCGGCAGCAGCGGCCACGCTTATTACCAGGGGAATCAGGATCAGATCTCCTTCTTGCTGGGGCACCTTTCGCCCACTTGTTCTTCCTACCCTTCTTCGGACTTCCCACTGGCCGGTGCGGAGGATGGCTTTGGGGCTGTTGGGTCCTCCCTGCTACATTCCAGGATGAAGTCTCCGGATCAAGATTTGGACTCTCTTGACTGTGAGATCGAG GTGTCCGAGGAGCCCCCAAAGCTGGCTCCGGCTCGGACTTCCAGCTCCAAGAGAAACAGGGCTGCAGAAGTGCACAACTTGTCCGAGAAG AGGAGGAGAAGTAGAATCAATGAGAAAATGAAGGCTTTGCAGAGTCTGATTCCCAATTCCAGCAAG ACAGACAAGGCTTCGATGCTTGATGAGGCCATCGAATATCTCAAGCAATTACAGCTCCAAGTACAG ACTGGAAGTAGCATATGGTTCATTTGGTTCAGGAGATTTCTCAATGTTTTGAAACGAACACTCAAGAAGTGCCAGCAGCTATTTCATGGGATTATGCTCAGAGAAGATCACAAAAG ATGCTTTCGATGA
- the LOC103992406 gene encoding ethylene-responsive transcription factor RAP2-9, whose amino-acid sequence MEGQLCSTSNSGEPRKPPPPGAGRRVTEGSEGDGGSGGGSDRTFRGVRMRKWGKWVAEIREPNKRSRIWLGSYSTAVAAARAYDTAVYCLRGRSARLNFPDEILAEDLEAESFSGSAGAGACAMSAASIRKKATEVGARVDALQTGLKSSPPPPPQQLGGHQLQLQQPPTRPAKNPDLNQEPAPESSDVD is encoded by the coding sequence atGGAGGGGCAGCTGTGCTCCACCTCCAATAGCGGGGAACCGAGAAAGCCTCCGCCGCCAGGGGCCGGGCGGAGGGTGACGGAGGGAAGCGAGGGagacggcggcagcggcggcggtagcGACAGAACTTTCAGGGGAGTAAGGATGAGGAAGTGGGGGAAGTGGGTGGCGGAGATAAGGGAGCCCAACAAACGGTCCCGGATTTGGCTGGGGTCCTACTCGACCGCAGTGGCCGCCGCCAGGGCCTACGACACCGCCGTCTATTGCCTCCGGGGCCGCTCCGCCAGGCTCAACTTCCCGGACGAGATCCTCGCGGAGGACCTGGAGGCCGAAAGCTTCAGCGGGAGCGCCGGCGCCGGCGCCTGCGCCATGTCGGCCGCTTCCATCCGGAAGAAGGCCACCGAGGTTGGCGCGAGGGTAGACGCTCTCCAAACGGGACTAAAATCATCGCCACCGCCTCCGCCGCAGCAACTAGGAGGTCACCAGCTTCAGCTTCAGCAGCCCCCGACTCGGCCGGCCAAGAACCCTGATCTCAATCAGGAGCCGGCCCCGGAGAGCTCCGATGTGGATTAA
- the LOC135616406 gene encoding uncharacterized protein LOC135616406, whose amino-acid sequence MGGDGEAEKQTLVEAALEVLNTPDPFEKARLGEAVAARWLLDDISVPYRNDGPPPLVPDRPARLSSVIGTGTLLDFRVKKVKLVSPSMMPKLGKAGSLQSRQAILHSLAHTESWAIDLSWDIIARFGRQEAMPREFFTDFVRVAQDEGRHFTLLAARLEEVGSHYGALPAHDGLWDSALQTSKSLLARLAVEHCVHEARGLDVLPTTISRFRNGGDEQTANLLERVVYPEEITHCAAGVKWFTYLCLRTPNEHHGAALIHDSTGSAQPLEGESIPNQHEQYAMANRRW is encoded by the exons ATGGGGGGCGACGGCGAGGCGGAGAAGCAGACGCTGGTGGAGGCCGCCCTGGAGGTCTTGAACACGCCCGATCCGTTCGAGAAGGCCCGCCTTGGCGAAGCCGTGGCCGCCCGCTGGCTGCTGGACGACATCTCGGTCCCCTATCGCAATGATGGCCCTCCCCCTCTCGTCCCTGATCGACCGGCCCGTCTCTCGAGTGTAATTGGCACTGGGACTCTGCTCGATTTCCGTGTGAAAAAG GTGAAACTGGTGTCGCCGAGCATGATGCCGAAGCTGGGCAAAGCCGGGAGTTTGCAGAGCCGGCAGGCCATCCTACATAGCCTTGCCCACACTGAGAGCTGGGCCATTGACCTTTCCTGG GACATCATTGCTCGTTTTGGGAGGCAGGAGGCAATGCCCAGGGAATTCTTCACCGACTTTGTGAGGGTGGCCCAGGACGAAGGTCGGCACTTCACACTCCTTGCCGCAAGGCTGGAGGAGGTGGGGTCACACTATGGGGCTCTCCCTGCCCACGACGGCCTCTGGGACTCTGCATTGCAGACCTCCAAAAGCCTGTTGGCACGACTCGCCGTGGAGCACTGCGTCCATGAG GCTAGGGGGCTAGATGTACTTCCCACCACCATCTCCCGTTTCCGGAATGGAGGGGATGAACAAACAGCAAATCTGTTGGAAAGGGTTGTGTATCCAGAAGAGATTACACACTGTGCTGCTGGTGTCAAATGGTTTACATATCTGTGCCTTCGGACACCTAATGAGCATCATGGTGCAGCGCTAATTCATGACAGCACTGGATCTGCACAACCTTTGGAGGGAGAAAGTATCCCAAATCAGCATGAG CAATATGCCATGGCCAACAGGAGATGGTAA